A single region of the Gopherus evgoodei ecotype Sinaloan lineage chromosome 3, rGopEvg1_v1.p, whole genome shotgun sequence genome encodes:
- the SELENOI gene encoding ethanolaminephosphotransferase 1 codes for MAGYEYVTPEQLAGFDKYKYSAVDSNPLSLYVMHPFWNTVVKIFPTWLAPNLITFSGFLLLVFNFFFMAYFDPDFYASAPDHEHVPNRVWVMVGLLNFVAYTLDGVDGKQARRTNSSSPLGELFDHGLDSWACMFFVVTVYSTFGRGSNGVSVFVLYLLLWVVLFSFILSHWEKYNTGILFLPWGYDISQVTISVVYIVTAIVGVEAWYAPFLFNFLYRDLFTAMIIGCALTVTVPMSLINFYKAYKSNTLKHRSVYEIMLPFFSPALLFILCMIWIFMSPSDILEVHPRLFYFMVGTAFANISCQLIVCQMSSTRCQPLNWMLLPLALVIFVVISGVAPHWENLLLYLLTAFITLAHIHYGVGVVSQLSKHFNIRPFSLQKPCMDULEGEEEKISLQSAQVL; via the exons TACAGTGCGGTGGACagcaatcctctctctctctacgTTATGCACCCATTCTGGAATACTGTTGTGAAG ATTTTCCCTACCTGGTTGGCTCCAAATCTGATAACATTTTCTGGCTTCCTGTTGCTTGTCTTCAACTTCTTCTTCATGGCGTACTTTGATCCTGATTTTTATGCTTCCG CCCCTGATCATGAACATGTTCCAAATCGAGTGTGGGTCATGGTGGGTCTCCTCAACTTCGTGGCATATACACTTG ATGGTGTTGATGGAAAGCAAGCGCGCCGAACGAACTCCAGCAGTCCCTTGGGGGAGCTCTTTGACCATGGCCTGGACAGCTGGGCCTGCATGTTCTTCGTAGTGACTGTTTACTCCACCTTCGGGCGGGGATCCAATGGTGTCAGCGTCTTCGTTCTCTATTTGCTCTTATGGGTGGTTTTGTTTTCCTTCATCCTCTCCCATTGGGAGAAATATAACACAGGGATTCTCTTCCTGCCCTGGGGATATGACATCAGCCAGGTG ACCATTTCAGTTGTCTACATAGTGACAGCGATTGTGGGAGTTGAGGCCTGGTATGCACCTTTCCTGTTTAATTTCTTATATAGAGACCTATTCACTGCAATGATTATTG gGTGTGCACTCACAGTGACTGTGCCCATGAGTTTGATTAACTTTTACAA GGCCTATAAAAGCAACACTCTGAAGCACAGGTCAGTGTATGAAATCATGCTGCCGTTCTTCTCACCAGCACTGCTGTTCATTCTGTGCATGATCTGGATCTTCATGTCACCATCAGACATCCTGGAGGTCCATCCCAGGCTCTTCTATTTCATGGTTGGAACAGCCTTCGCCAACATTTCA tgccagCTGATCGTGTGTCAGATGAGTAGTACCCGGTGCCAGCCTCTCAACTGGATGCTGCTGCCATTAGCCCTGGTCATCTTTGTGGTGATCTCTGGAGTCGCACCACATTGGGAAAATCTTCTCCTATACCTACTGACTGCTTTCATCACCCTGGCGCACATCCACTATGGGGTAGGAGTG gtaAGCCAGCTGAGCAAACATTTCAACATCCGGCCTTTCTCGCTACAGAAGCCCTGTATGGATTGACTagaaggggaagaagagaaaaTCAGCCTGCAGTCTGCACAAGTACTGTAA